The Nonlabens spongiae genome contains a region encoding:
- a CDS encoding acyl-CoA thioesterase: MKKFKSPEESKVTLSILMLPSHANFSGKIHGGHVLSLIDQIAFACASKHSNNYCVTASVDVVDFLAPIEVGEMVTLKASVNYVGKTSMVVGIRVDAENIQTGESKHCNSSYVTMVAKDEQGDTVEVPGLKISNATHIRRFSRAIKRKELKIDSRRAIEQANFTDPKFKDALKSYNVELNLSDY; encoded by the coding sequence ATGAAAAAGTTTAAATCTCCAGAAGAATCCAAAGTAACACTGAGCATACTGATGCTACCCTCCCATGCCAATTTTTCTGGTAAGATCCATGGTGGGCATGTGCTATCGCTCATCGATCAAATCGCATTTGCCTGCGCTTCAAAACACAGCAATAACTACTGCGTGACCGCAAGTGTAGATGTGGTGGATTTTCTTGCGCCTATTGAGGTGGGCGAAATGGTAACCTTGAAGGCGTCAGTCAATTATGTAGGGAAAACATCTATGGTGGTAGGAATACGCGTGGATGCTGAAAATATACAGACCGGTGAGTCCAAGCACTGTAACTCCTCTTATGTAACCATGGTGGCAAAGGATGAACAGGGAGATACGGTTGAAGTACCCGGGCTTAAAATCAGCAATGCGACGCACATAAGGCGTTTCTCCCGCGCGATTAAGCGTAAAGAGCTTAAAATAGATAGTCGCAGGGCCATAGAGCAGGCAAATTTTACGGATCCCAAATTTAAAGATGCCTTGAAATCCTATAATGTGGAACTGAATTTATCTGATTATTGA
- a CDS encoding endonuclease/exonuclease/phosphatase family protein, producing MWRTIFQVVGLIAAVLSLIPLFAADFWFIRVFDYLHMYFTGFTLIAIILYFFTFKPKWVKDYVYVSILLGCFIFQIYRAVDYFPFYPQEVDPAKSQTATQLTFYNVNVLQKNTESVKLFEELRDLQPDVIVFMETDQIWADKISQEIKSDYPYRVEHPLDNTYGILLYSKLELVDPQVEFLVDQEIPSITTQLRTDKGELIQLYAIHPTPPMPQHNPKSTDRDKELIKTAIKAYNSELPVIVMGDFNDVPWSDSTQLMKIIGKLLDVRLGRGAFNTFNAKNMLMRWPLDHILSSPEFRYVDADTGANFGSDHFPVWVTLSLEPENKLDQEAQEPTKNQWKQAKDQLNDQELESFTKIPASLQNLMSQ from the coding sequence ATGTGGAGAACTATCTTCCAAGTCGTAGGACTTATTGCTGCGGTATTATCATTGATTCCCCTTTTTGCAGCCGATTTCTGGTTCATCAGGGTTTTTGACTACCTCCACATGTACTTTACGGGATTCACGCTTATCGCGATCATCCTTTACTTTTTTACTTTTAAACCTAAATGGGTCAAAGATTATGTCTATGTCTCTATACTTTTGGGTTGTTTTATTTTCCAAATCTATAGGGCTGTAGATTACTTTCCATTCTACCCGCAAGAGGTGGACCCTGCAAAAAGTCAAACAGCCACCCAGCTTACCTTTTATAATGTAAACGTCCTTCAGAAAAACACCGAGAGTGTCAAACTTTTTGAAGAGCTACGTGACCTCCAACCGGACGTCATCGTTTTCATGGAGACGGACCAGATCTGGGCAGACAAGATCAGCCAAGAAATCAAAAGTGATTATCCTTACCGTGTCGAGCACCCACTGGACAATACATACGGTATCTTACTGTATTCTAAACTGGAATTAGTTGATCCCCAAGTTGAATTTCTGGTAGATCAAGAAATTCCCTCCATCACTACCCAATTGAGAACTGATAAAGGTGAATTGATCCAGCTTTATGCGATTCACCCCACGCCGCCCATGCCGCAACACAATCCCAAAAGCACGGATCGTGATAAGGAACTGATTAAAACAGCTATTAAGGCTTATAATTCTGAACTTCCTGTGATCGTCATGGGAGATTTCAACGATGTCCCCTGGTCAGACAGTACACAACTTATGAAGATTATTGGTAAACTTCTGGATGTGAGATTGGGAAGAGGAGCGTTTAACACGTTTAACGCAAAAAATATGTTGATGCGCTGGCCACTGGATCACATACTCTCCAGTCCTGAATTCAGGTATGTAGATGCAGATACGGGCGCAAATTTTGGTAGCGATCATTTTCCTGTATGGGTAACCTTGTCACTAGAACCAGAAAATAAATTAGATCAAGAAGCTCAAGAACCTACAAAAAACCAATGGAAACAAGCCAAGGATCAATTAAATGATCAAGAATTAGAAAGTTTTACAAAAATTCCAGCATCCCTGCAGAATTTGATGTCTCAATAA
- a CDS encoding SixA phosphatase family protein, whose amino-acid sequence MKKLIISRHGKSSWELNVRDHDRVLNQRGIDDGHLVGKHLKEMNIKPDLIWSSTAARALQTATIVTEYIDYSLSKLRLNRNLYTFSSDELKRVIQSCTDDVDTLMIFSHNHGITDFVNRYGNKAFDNVPTTGVVQLIFDTNQWSDITRGSTQFYVFPKHIR is encoded by the coding sequence ATGAAAAAATTAATCATAAGTAGACACGGTAAATCCTCATGGGAGCTGAATGTGAGAGATCACGATCGCGTGCTCAACCAGCGAGGAATAGATGATGGACATCTTGTAGGGAAACATCTCAAGGAAATGAACATCAAGCCAGATTTAATCTGGTCCAGCACAGCTGCTCGAGCGCTTCAAACCGCAACGATTGTAACTGAATATATCGATTATAGTCTTTCAAAATTACGATTGAACAGGAATCTTTACACGTTTAGCAGTGATGAGTTAAAGCGTGTCATACAGAGCTGTACTGATGATGTAGATACGCTCATGATATTCTCTCACAATCATGGGATTACAGATTTTGTAAACAGATACGGCAACAAGGCTTTTGATAATGTTCCCACCACTGGAGTGGTACAACTTATTTTTGATACTAACCAGTGGAGTGACATCACTCGCGGGAGTACTCAGTTTTATGTATTTCCCAAACACATACGCTAG
- the pdxH gene encoding pyridoxamine 5'-phosphate oxidase has translation MQRDLQNLRKSYDKAALLEENVPMDPMELFDQWFKMADECEEIEEANAMNLASLGTDGFPKNRIVLLKEIVDGNLLFYTNYTSEKAQGIDAHPRVSLNFFWPALEKQIIIKADVKKTSREKSLSYYRTRPRGSQIGAWVSNQSSQIDSREQLMDKLAEMEKRFEDGEIPLPDFWGGYACKPVSFEFWQGRENRLHDRILYSRNEQGSWITKRLQP, from the coding sequence ATGCAAAGAGACCTTCAGAACCTGAGAAAATCATACGATAAAGCCGCTTTACTGGAAGAAAATGTCCCGATGGATCCCATGGAGCTTTTTGATCAATGGTTCAAAATGGCTGATGAATGTGAAGAAATCGAGGAGGCTAATGCCATGAACCTAGCTTCTCTAGGAACTGATGGTTTCCCGAAAAACCGTATCGTTTTACTGAAAGAGATCGTAGATGGAAATCTTTTGTTTTATACTAACTATACCAGTGAAAAAGCGCAGGGAATCGATGCTCATCCTAGAGTAAGCCTGAATTTTTTCTGGCCGGCGCTTGAAAAACAAATCATCATCAAAGCAGATGTTAAGAAAACCTCACGGGAGAAATCATTGAGCTATTATCGCACCAGACCTAGAGGTTCTCAGATAGGAGCGTGGGTAAGCAATCAAAGTTCTCAGATTGATTCAAGGGAGCAACTCATGGACAAACTCGCTGAAATGGAAAAGCGATTTGAAGATGGAGAAATTCCCTTACCTGATTTCTGGGGAGGTTATGCCTGTAAACCGGTAAGTTTTGAATTCTGGCAGGGACGCGAGAACCGCCTGCACGATCGCATACTTTATTCCAGGAATGAACAGGGTTCATGGATCACCAAAAGATTACAACCATAA
- a CDS encoding tyrosine-type recombinase/integrase — translation MEIQAHSNELREDLKRKSYADKTIEIYVDWLKKLDDFFPKKKLDEIEFKDINEFLEHLQDRLNAAPATVNQAFQSYNYFFNKLHSKNFDLTKIRKPERKRSNPDILTVEEILLIIENTDNLQQKLLLATAYSAGLDISEVRDLKIGDVDFQRDIIKIRNKKGRVVREAILARYVKTLAKKHIRQNSPSTFLFESTTTHKRYNVTTIGRILKNQVLKHKIHKKISFKTLKYSYVMHSEQLGRPLQFILKDMKISSSQSLVFFNDIKNRNTKDRKFSPLDKISLHQQIEHPINRDYFEQIIIGISNKAERDYLKEALTCMSVGSLRAGIIFAWNAGILNIRQKCFNHGSTSLNNAIQKFYPRAKEIKKMDDFAYIKDSTLLLTAQELGEIDKGEKDSLEDCLDLRNKCGHPGNYKPKSLKASSFMEELINIVFR, via the coding sequence TTGGAAATTCAAGCTCATTCAAATGAATTAAGGGAAGATTTAAAAAGAAAATCTTATGCTGATAAAACTATTGAGATCTACGTTGATTGGTTGAAAAAATTAGATGACTTTTTTCCAAAAAAAAAGTTAGACGAAATAGAGTTTAAAGATATAAATGAGTTTTTAGAGCATCTTCAAGATAGATTAAATGCGGCACCAGCAACGGTAAATCAAGCTTTTCAATCATACAATTATTTCTTTAATAAGCTTCATTCAAAAAATTTTGATTTAACAAAGATTAGAAAACCTGAAAGAAAAAGGAGCAATCCCGATATTCTAACGGTCGAAGAAATACTGCTAATAATTGAAAATACTGATAACCTTCAACAAAAACTGCTATTAGCTACGGCTTATTCTGCAGGTTTAGATATATCCGAAGTTAGAGACCTGAAAATTGGTGATGTTGATTTTCAAAGGGATATAATCAAAATAAGAAATAAAAAAGGAAGGGTTGTAAGAGAAGCGATTTTAGCTCGATATGTTAAAACTCTTGCTAAAAAGCACATCCGGCAAAACAGTCCATCGACATTTCTTTTTGAAAGTACTACGACCCATAAAAGATATAATGTAACGACTATCGGTCGAATATTAAAAAATCAAGTTCTGAAGCATAAAATTCATAAAAAAATTTCTTTTAAAACTTTGAAATACTCTTATGTAATGCATTCAGAACAATTGGGGCGACCTTTACAATTTATTTTAAAAGATATGAAAATAAGCTCTTCTCAATCATTAGTATTTTTCAATGATATTAAAAATCGAAATACAAAGGATAGAAAATTTAGTCCATTAGACAAAATAAGTCTACACCAGCAAATTGAACACCCAATCAACAGAGACTATTTTGAGCAAATTATCATTGGAATATCAAATAAAGCAGAAAGGGATTATTTGAAAGAAGCCTTAACATGTATGTCTGTTGGTTCATTAAGAGCAGGAATTATATTCGCTTGGAATGCTGGAATTCTTAACATAAGGCAAAAATGTTTTAATCATGGATCGACTAGTTTAAATAACGCTATTCAAAAATTCTATCCAAGAGCAAAAGAAATAAAGAAAATGGACGACTTTGCATATATTAAAGATTCTACATTGTTGTTAACTGCTCAAGAATTAGGAGAAATTGACAAAGGAGAAAAAGACTCTTTAGAGGATTGTTTAGATTTGAGAAATAAATGTGGTCATCCTGGAAATTATAAACCAAAATCTTTGAAAGCATCATCCTTTATGGAAGAACTAATAAATATTGTATTTAGATAA
- a CDS encoding PadR family transcriptional regulator, whose protein sequence is MSQTTLGELEEIVVMIVAILDGEAYSVGIINEMKERLDREVSLGAIQTVLKRLEKKGLLKSEFGRATNERGGKRKRLYEITAEGQEIIDQTREQRNALWEAMPRLSFQY, encoded by the coding sequence ATGAGTCAAACAACACTGGGCGAGTTAGAAGAAATTGTAGTGATGATCGTTGCCATACTCGATGGTGAAGCCTACAGTGTGGGCATTATCAATGAGATGAAGGAACGACTGGATCGTGAAGTGAGTCTAGGTGCCATTCAAACCGTTTTGAAGAGACTGGAAAAAAAAGGATTGCTCAAATCAGAATTTGGTCGAGCGACAAACGAGCGAGGGGGCAAACGCAAACGTCTTTATGAAATCACTGCTGAGGGTCAAGAAATCATTGATCAAACCAGAGAACAGAGAAATGCACTTTGGGAAGCGATGCCAAGGCTATCATTCCAATACTAA
- a CDS encoding permease prefix domain 2-containing transporter, producing the protein MKQKSRTPSPLAIKFFHWFCHPDLREEIEGDLMEQFHVHQSLYGYHKANQLFIKNVVSLFRPALIGNFNHLTQINNMEIMNHNKRLVTILAVAVALLLIPLVAMNFSNEVNWSAFDFIVGGALLIGTGLVLEFILRKIKTLKYRIIIGLILFFVLFLIWAELAVGVFGTRFAGS; encoded by the coding sequence ATGAAACAGAAATCACGTACACCTTCTCCCCTAGCCATAAAATTTTTTCACTGGTTTTGTCATCCAGATCTGCGCGAGGAAATTGAGGGAGATCTAATGGAACAGTTTCATGTGCATCAATCACTTTACGGGTATCATAAAGCAAACCAGTTATTCATCAAAAACGTGGTAAGCCTTTTTCGACCAGCATTAATCGGAAATTTTAATCACTTAACACAGATCAACAATATGGAAATTATGAATCACAACAAAAGACTGGTAACCATCCTCGCGGTAGCCGTTGCCCTACTCTTAATACCGCTTGTAGCGATGAACTTCAGTAATGAGGTGAATTGGTCTGCATTTGACTTTATCGTGGGCGGCGCTCTATTGATCGGCACGGGATTAGTATTGGAATTCATCTTGAGAAAGATCAAGACCTTAAAATACCGCATCATTATTGGTCTGATCTTGTTTTTTGTGCTGTTCCTTATTTGGGCAGAGCTCGCCGTAGGCGTTTTCGGGACGCGGTTTGCTGGGAGTTAA